Proteins from a genomic interval of Niabella soli DSM 19437:
- a CDS encoding RagB/SusD family nutrient uptake outer membrane protein has protein sequence MKKINIYILIALAVFSLCGSSCSKFLEEQPQSFTNSGSFYQTKAEALAGVNACYIKLYNVFNENLMAATEFTTDLTYLDNGGVDMTFGISPSNPGVGDDIWTAAYNGIMICNATIAGIQRSPLADSTKPALIGEAATMRALYYYVLTSMFGDVPYYTSDASANFDGLIQVAQMGRMPAAATRDSLIADLKKWAPAMPQTRSSSIANNRVGAATAYMLIGKMALWNKEWDECIAAMQQLKNIYGALSQYSLTDTWFRNKNKAESIFEVQYTYAATGIAKVSHVACQLTPTRATGKDVYDGVSIPELGTTATVYTSATPTKYFMSLYDTTDPRRNMILAYTYNSTWFNRPKSGNYTGKPWMGPKFWCPNMATANDGNNQKVFRYADALLMLAEASNEKGDAVTAMAALNEVKARAKASFVLTSYPGKDAFLEEVKKERARELTGEYMRRWDLARWGTFFTAVETTAAAELAVIKTNLRPYHEFYPIPQAEVDRSKGVLTNDAYNKQ, from the coding sequence ATGAAAAAGATAAATATATATATTCTCATCGCGCTCGCTGTTTTTTCTTTGTGCGGCAGCAGTTGCAGTAAGTTTTTGGAGGAACAACCCCAGAGCTTTACAAATTCCGGGTCCTTTTATCAAACAAAAGCCGAGGCACTTGCGGGGGTGAATGCCTGCTACATCAAGCTCTACAATGTGTTTAATGAAAACCTGATGGCTGCAACGGAATTTACTACCGACCTTACCTACCTCGATAACGGCGGCGTGGATATGACGTTTGGAATATCTCCGTCAAATCCCGGAGTAGGAGATGATATTTGGACTGCAGCCTACAACGGTATAATGATCTGCAATGCTACTATTGCCGGTATTCAGCGCTCGCCGCTCGCCGATTCCACCAAACCTGCTTTAATAGGCGAAGCCGCTACCATGCGGGCCTTGTATTATTATGTACTCACCAGTATGTTTGGAGATGTGCCTTATTATACCAGCGATGCCAGCGCCAATTTTGACGGGTTGATACAGGTAGCGCAGATGGGGAGAATGCCTGCGGCAGCCACCAGGGACAGTTTGATCGCCGACCTGAAGAAATGGGCACCGGCAATGCCTCAAACGCGGAGCTCCTCTATCGCCAATAACCGGGTGGGGGCTGCAACAGCCTATATGCTTATTGGCAAAATGGCGCTCTGGAATAAGGAATGGGATGAATGTATTGCAGCCATGCAGCAGTTAAAGAATATCTATGGCGCTTTGTCGCAATATTCATTAACAGATACCTGGTTCCGCAACAAGAACAAAGCCGAATCTATTTTTGAAGTGCAATACACATATGCGGCAACCGGTATTGCGAAGGTTTCCCATGTTGCCTGCCAGTTAACACCTACCAGGGCTACGGGCAAAGACGTTTATGACGGGGTTAGTATTCCGGAACTGGGTACTACTGCTACGGTTTATACTTCAGCAACGCCTACGAAATATTTTATGTCCCTCTACGATACTACCGATCCGCGCAGAAATATGATCCTGGCGTATACGTATAACAGTACCTGGTTCAACCGGCCAAAATCCGGTAACTATACCGGTAAACCATGGATGGGCCCAAAATTCTGGTGCCCGAATATGGCTACCGCCAACGACGGAAATAACCAGAAAGTTTTTCGTTATGCCGATGCGTTGTTAATGCTGGCAGAAGCATCCAATGAAAAGGGCGATGCCGTAACAGCCATGGCGGCGCTCAACGAGGTAAAAGCCAGGGCCAAAGCCAGTTTTGTACTTACAAGCTATCCGGGTAAAGATGCTTTTCTGGAAGAAGTGAAAAAGGAACGCGCCCGGGAGTTGACGGGGGAATATATGCGCAGATGGGATCTGGCGCGCTGGGGCACGTTTTTCACCGCCGTGGAAACGACCGCGGCAGCCGAACTGGCAGTAATTAAAACCAATTTGCGGCCTTATCATGAATTTTACCCAATACCCCAGGCAGAAGTGGATCGCTCAAAAGGAGTTTTAACCAATGACGCCTACAATAAACAATAA
- a CDS encoding RNA polymerase sigma factor codes for MSRNLYLNSRSGMVSTYSYNEPELLRRIAQGDERAFARVVDKYTPVVYPHLLSYLKNTEKAEEIAQDVFLRVWKNRQKLDQIENFPGYVYIITRNRAKSALKELLSDPRQTPIDPLQDLFAHPQSVSVEVKELSNVLGKAIEALPCRRKEVFMLSRMGHFTYEEIADQLGISRSAVRQHMVQALVFLRSYLKEALGIIVSHAGWIILLCDLLLR; via the coding sequence TTGAGCCGGAATCTTTATCTTAACTCTCGTTCCGGGATGGTAAGCACTTATTCATATAATGAACCCGAATTATTGAGGCGTATAGCGCAGGGAGATGAACGTGCGTTTGCCCGGGTGGTTGATAAATATACGCCTGTCGTTTATCCGCATCTGTTGTCCTATCTTAAAAACACGGAAAAAGCGGAAGAAATAGCGCAGGATGTTTTTCTGAGGGTTTGGAAAAACCGGCAGAAGTTGGACCAAATAGAGAATTTTCCGGGATATGTTTATATCATTACGCGCAACCGGGCGAAATCAGCCTTAAAAGAGCTCCTTTCTGATCCGCGCCAGACTCCGATTGATCCGCTCCAGGATCTTTTTGCCCATCCTCAATCGGTTTCCGTGGAAGTGAAAGAATTATCAAACGTACTAGGGAAAGCAATCGAAGCGCTTCCCTGCCGCCGGAAAGAAGTTTTTATGCTAAGCAGGATGGGGCATTTTACCTATGAAGAAATTGCAGACCAACTGGGCATTTCAAGAAGTGCCGTGCGGCAACATATGGTTCAGGCGCTGGTGTTTCTGAGAAGCTATCTGAAAGAGGCGCTGGGAATAATCGTTTCACATGCCGGATGGATCATATTGCTCTGCGATTTGCTGCTGCGTTAA
- a CDS encoding aminoglycoside phosphotransferase family protein: protein MFWTKDKEARSFQLLTHYMRQWQLKANGAYFFSYASLLQPAWYSGQKALLKISLEEEEQLGGLLMQWWKGNGAARVLQYSGEALLLEWVDGGRSLKQMAENGQDNEATRIICQTANLLHAKRTEPLPQLIDLNDWFYTLFHSREKYGDQFAASMQIARQLLQSATAKKVLHGDLHHENILYSEERGWLAIDPKRLYGEAGFDYANLFCNPTKAVALAPGRLEQQLKIVCSEAPITQQRMLQWIVAWTALSGLWLLDVGEDAFVTLTVNQIALTLLSP from the coding sequence ATGTTTTGGACAAAAGATAAAGAAGCGCGGTCATTCCAATTGCTTACACACTATATGCGGCAATGGCAGTTGAAAGCTAATGGTGCTTATTTTTTTTCTTATGCCAGCCTGCTGCAGCCTGCGTGGTATAGTGGGCAAAAAGCGCTGCTGAAAATATCCCTGGAGGAAGAGGAGCAATTGGGCGGATTGTTAATGCAATGGTGGAAGGGTAATGGCGCGGCCCGGGTATTGCAATATAGCGGGGAGGCCTTACTGCTTGAATGGGTTGACGGCGGGCGCTCACTGAAACAGATGGCCGAGAACGGGCAGGATAATGAAGCAACGCGGATCATCTGCCAGACAGCCAACCTATTACATGCGAAACGCACGGAACCCTTGCCTCAATTGATCGATTTAAATGATTGGTTTTATACGTTATTCCATTCCCGCGAAAAATACGGCGACCAGTTTGCTGCAAGTATGCAAATAGCCAGGCAGCTTTTACAGTCGGCAACCGCTAAAAAAGTATTACATGGCGACCTGCACCATGAAAATATTTTATACAGCGAAGAGCGGGGCTGGTTGGCTATTGACCCCAAACGATTATATGGCGAAGCGGGTTTTGACTATGCCAATTTATTTTGCAATCCCACCAAAGCGGTGGCCCTGGCTCCCGGCAGGCTGGAGCAGCAATTAAAGATCGTTTGCAGCGAGGCTCCCATTACACAGCAGCGGATGCTGCAATGGATCGTAGCATGGACAGCTCTTTCGGGCTTATGGCTGCTGGATGTTGGCGAAGACGCCTTTGTAACACTAACCGTTAATCAAATAGCGCTGACCCTCTTAAGCCCTTGA
- a CDS encoding TonB-dependent receptor yields the protein MLLRDVFATIEKQTGYMISGDTRALKNTGRVSIVARNETLVQFLDRLLRETPVQYSISKKTIFLFRRPGFEKKEDKRIPSVAPPAFILIHGMVTDSAGAPLNGATITVKGTARSTKTNISGQFSIEAATGDILQVSFVGYVAKEQPVTGDMITIRLSRAQSELDQIVVIGYGSVKKKDLTGAVSVVKTEDLQNIPVPRVDQMLAGRIAGAEFVSTDGQPGSGTSVRIRGSRSITASNEPLYIVDGVMDGINNLNDLNPSDIASISVLKDASSTAIYGSRGANGVIIITTKSGIDRGGKADLNLRVSHGFAEMASYLDLMNATEFAQLLNDRFYFQSTANQSLPLSAYPYPDPLSLGKGTDWQRTVTHHAPFSNYALSASGGNKNSQYYFSGNYDDIGGVIINSGMKRYQARLNMDQTISKYVKAGLRLSYSATRRDQPMTYTGAYANWSSTYIMIAPIVPAYGADGNLNNWNSQQYSGGIYDSPLAQVLLRKNTTNDGSLSSMFYMEVRPIKDVLLRSTISYSNYLMNGDAEIPSTMPTRAANGSGALIAKSESRNTGLLNENTIGYKHNFGSDHHFDALYGFTIQKQKFNSMNVGGSGYFIDETALNDIGSIPDKNNLTVGSSVQIQTRMSHLARVNYNYAEKYYLTATMRKDGASNFASGNKWGYFPSAGFRWNVLKEGFMKNSNIDEFGIRLSAGMAGNDAIARYQSLNRLSSTTSGYLFGGAQPVAYYPTSISNDGLKWEKTTTYNAGADLSFFHKRLNITLDAYQSKTSDLLLTVQLPTQTGFSTRLMNFGKTSNKGVELTVSYDNIRSRNFNWSTSFTIAHNSQQVDDVGLLGRVVTNTYTYGAQYMINGYEKGMPLNAIYGFQYAGVWKNQAEIDQNKIDKKYVSASTGFYTPGRQRYIDQNHDGVLNTDDEVYLGNSDPIVYGGLQNTFRYKKAFLSVYFNYSWGGDLYNPVEMFMGTGTYLNNQFRYMVNAWNPVRNPDSDIPRADSKDDIPNDRFVHNASFLRLKAVSLGYTFDLSRITAQKLKSIALSVNGSNLFLLKYYNGFDPEVSTQSGGSTLRRIDNGAYPPNRTITFTAEIKF from the coding sequence GTGCTTTTGCGCGATGTTTTTGCAACTATCGAGAAGCAAACGGGATACATGATCTCCGGCGATACAAGGGCGCTTAAAAATACAGGGCGGGTTAGTATCGTCGCCCGTAATGAAACGCTGGTACAATTCCTGGACCGGCTGTTAAGAGAAACGCCGGTACAGTATTCTATAAGTAAAAAAACAATTTTTTTATTCCGCCGGCCGGGTTTTGAAAAAAAAGAAGACAAACGTATCCCTTCTGTAGCGCCCCCCGCATTTATACTCATCCATGGTATGGTTACAGATAGCGCCGGTGCGCCTTTGAACGGCGCCACCATTACCGTTAAGGGAACCGCCAGGTCTACCAAAACCAATATCAGCGGGCAGTTTTCCATTGAAGCCGCCACGGGGGATATACTGCAGGTATCCTTTGTGGGATATGTAGCCAAAGAGCAGCCGGTTACAGGAGATATGATCACTATCCGTTTATCACGTGCGCAATCCGAACTGGACCAGATAGTGGTAATTGGTTACGGTAGTGTAAAGAAGAAAGATCTTACCGGCGCTGTGTCTGTAGTAAAAACGGAAGATCTTCAGAATATTCCCGTTCCGCGCGTAGATCAGATGCTTGCAGGTAGAATTGCCGGCGCCGAATTTGTATCTACCGATGGCCAGCCGGGTTCAGGTACCTCTGTGCGTATCCGCGGTTCCCGGTCTATTACAGCCAGCAACGAACCCCTGTATATCGTAGATGGGGTAATGGACGGTATCAATAATCTGAATGACCTGAATCCTTCCGATATTGCCAGCATCAGCGTATTAAAAGACGCATCCTCCACAGCCATTTACGGTTCCCGCGGCGCCAATGGCGTAATTATTATTACAACCAAAAGCGGTATAGATCGCGGCGGCAAAGCGGATCTTAACTTAAGGGTAAGTCATGGTTTTGCAGAAATGGCCAGTTACCTGGACCTGATGAACGCCACTGAATTTGCCCAGTTGCTAAACGACCGGTTTTATTTCCAGAGTACCGCAAATCAAAGCCTGCCCTTATCTGCCTACCCTTACCCCGACCCGCTTTCATTGGGAAAGGGCACCGACTGGCAACGCACGGTAACGCACCATGCTCCGTTTTCTAATTATGCACTGTCGGCCTCGGGAGGAAATAAAAATTCGCAGTATTATTTTTCCGGTAATTATGATGATATCGGTGGTGTTATAATCAACAGCGGGATGAAGCGGTACCAGGCGCGTCTGAACATGGATCAAACAATAAGCAAATACGTAAAGGCCGGGCTGCGTTTAAGCTATTCCGCTACGCGGAGAGACCAGCCCATGACTTACACCGGTGCGTATGCCAACTGGAGCAGTACCTATATCATGATTGCTCCCATCGTTCCGGCTTATGGCGCAGATGGTAACCTGAACAACTGGAATTCACAACAGTATTCCGGGGGGATCTACGATTCTCCGCTGGCCCAGGTACTGTTGAGAAAGAATACCACCAATGACGGAAGCCTGAGCTCTATGTTCTACATGGAAGTAAGGCCCATAAAAGATGTATTACTGCGTTCCACCATTTCCTACTCGAACTATCTTATGAATGGCGATGCGGAAATACCCTCTACCATGCCCACCCGGGCGGCAAATGGCAGCGGCGCGCTTATTGCCAAAAGCGAGAGTAGAAATACCGGTCTTTTAAATGAGAATACCATTGGGTACAAACATAATTTCGGATCAGACCATCACTTCGATGCTTTATACGGGTTCACCATACAAAAACAGAAATTCAATAGCATGAACGTTGGCGGCAGCGGCTATTTTATTGATGAAACCGCGTTGAATGATATAGGATCCATTCCCGACAAGAATAACCTGACAGTTGGTTCATCGGTGCAGATCCAAACCCGCATGTCGCACCTGGCGCGTGTTAATTATAACTATGCCGAAAAATATTACCTTACAGCTACGATGCGGAAAGACGGCGCTTCTAACTTCGCATCCGGTAATAAATGGGGTTATTTCCCCTCGGCCGGATTCCGCTGGAATGTACTGAAAGAGGGTTTTATGAAAAACAGCAATATCGATGAATTTGGTATCCGCCTCAGCGCCGGTATGGCAGGTAATGATGCCATCGCCCGCTATCAATCACTGAACCGGCTCAGCTCCACTACCTCCGGATATTTGTTTGGAGGCGCGCAGCCCGTGGCTTATTACCCAACAAGCATCTCTAATGACGGCCTTAAGTGGGAGAAGACCACTACCTATAATGCCGGTGCTGACCTTTCATTTTTTCACAAACGACTCAATATTACCCTGGATGCTTACCAAAGTAAAACCTCCGATCTGCTGCTGACCGTGCAGTTGCCTACACAGACCGGTTTTTCTACAAGGTTGATGAATTTTGGTAAAACATCAAACAAGGGGGTTGAGCTTACCGTTAGTTATGATAATATCCGCTCCCGCAATTTTAATTGGTCCACGTCTTTCACCATCGCACACAACTCCCAGCAAGTGGACGATGTAGGGTTATTAGGCCGGGTGGTAACCAATACCTACACCTATGGTGCGCAATACATGATCAATGGTTATGAAAAGGGAATGCCGCTAAACGCTATCTATGGCTTTCAATATGCCGGTGTTTGGAAAAACCAGGCGGAAATTGATCAAAATAAAATCGATAAGAAATATGTGTCTGCTTCTACAGGATTTTATACGCCTGGAAGACAGCGCTACATTGATCAGAACCATGATGGCGTGCTGAATACAGACGATGAGGTGTACTTAGGCAATTCGGATCCTATTGTGTATGGCGGGCTTCAGAATACCTTCCGTTATAAAAAAGCGTTTCTTTCCGTTTACTTTAATTATTCCTGGGGGGGAGACCTGTATAATCCTGTTGAAATGTTTATGGGAACGGGTACCTACCTGAATAACCAGTTCCGTTATATGGTGAACGCCTGGAACCCCGTGCGCAATCCGGATTCCGATATCCCAAGAGCCGATTCAAAAGATGATATTCCTAATGACCGTTTTGTACATAACGCGTCCTTCCTGCGTCTGAAGGCTGTATCATTGGGCTATACTTTTGACCTTTCACGCATTACCGCCCAAAAACTGAAATCAATAGCGCTTTCGGTAAATGGCAGCAACCTGTTCCTGTTGAAATATTATAACGGTTTCGATCCTGAAGTTTCCACACAAAGCGGCGGTTCCACGCTGCGCCGCATCGACAACGGCGCCTATCCTCCGAACCGGACGATAACTTTTACCGCTGAAATTAAATTCTGA
- a CDS encoding FecR family protein, producing the protein MKERTLEYYIERHMQGTITPQERAELLRLLEDPAGDEQLNGIMNEQLDQWQQSGLLFEEVSKRIQQALLTKIATEASPVRPRTSVRILKRQYWLAACLIALLGLGFYFYRKTVNKPLLTAVHTPKDIQAPAVNRAAITLSDGRRIFLDSAGNGQLAQQGNTALIKLANGQIAYQGTDKNLSKQMQYNTLTNPRGSKVIDMQLADGSHVWLNAGSSITFPVAFAGDARKVALKGEGYFEIAKVLISGAPASGRAHEGKRLPFIVEANGITTEVLGTHFNVNAYEDEPETKVTLLEGQVRVMHNTQSIMLKPGQQGIASASALSLQPSADLAQVMAWKSGYFYLDNAPFEEVMRQLSAWYDITVAYPSGVPKVELFGKMGRDLSLIEVLQNFKEAGIQWKLDGRKLIIQK; encoded by the coding sequence ATGAAAGAACGTACGCTTGAATATTATATTGAACGCCACATGCAGGGAACGATTACCCCGCAGGAGCGGGCTGAACTGTTGCGTTTACTGGAGGATCCTGCCGGAGATGAACAATTGAATGGGATCATGAACGAACAATTAGACCAATGGCAACAAAGCGGTCTTTTGTTTGAAGAAGTAAGTAAAAGAATACAGCAAGCGCTTTTAACCAAAATTGCAACTGAAGCCAGTCCCGTTCGCCCACGAACAAGCGTAAGGATTTTGAAGCGGCAATATTGGCTGGCGGCTTGCCTTATAGCTTTGCTGGGCCTGGGGTTCTATTTTTACAGGAAAACTGTTAATAAGCCCCTGCTAACTGCTGTACATACTCCAAAAGATATACAGGCGCCTGCTGTCAACCGTGCGGCAATAACGCTGTCGGACGGGCGTCGGATCTTTTTGGATAGTGCCGGCAACGGGCAGTTGGCACAGCAGGGCAATACTGCTTTAATAAAACTGGCCAATGGTCAGATCGCTTACCAGGGCACCGATAAGAACTTATCAAAGCAAATGCAGTACAATACCCTCACCAATCCCAGGGGGAGTAAAGTAATTGATATGCAATTGGCCGATGGCTCGCATGTATGGCTCAATGCAGGCTCTTCTATTACTTTCCCCGTTGCATTTGCTGGTGACGCACGTAAAGTAGCGTTAAAAGGAGAGGGCTATTTTGAAATAGCCAAAGTATTGATTTCCGGGGCTCCTGCTTCGGGGAGGGCGCACGAGGGAAAGCGGCTGCCATTTATTGTTGAAGCCAATGGCATAACAACAGAAGTATTGGGTACACACTTTAATGTAAATGCCTATGAAGACGAGCCGGAAACAAAGGTAACGTTGCTGGAGGGGCAGGTTCGTGTAATGCATAACACCCAAAGCATCATGCTAAAGCCCGGTCAGCAGGGTATTGCCAGTGCTTCGGCATTAAGCCTCCAGCCTTCGGCTGATCTTGCGCAGGTGATGGCCTGGAAGAGCGGTTATTTTTATCTGGATAATGCCCCTTTTGAGGAAGTGATGCGGCAGTTGAGCGCCTGGTATGATATAACGGTAGCCTATCCTTCGGGTGTTCCAAAAGTGGAGCTGTTTGGCAAGATGGGGCGTGATCTGAGTTTGATAGAAGTATTGCAGAACTTTAAAGAGGCAGGCATTCAATGGAAGTTGGACGGTAGAAAATTGATCATTCAAAAATAA
- a CDS encoding exonuclease/endonuclease/phosphatase family protein, protein MKKRIIALLTAFICIGNAGAQSVNNAPVKLRVATYNVGHFNQGMKGGLEVRGKNYYPDNKAVTGNYIKQELLAWRKWIGEQSLDLFCVQEWNRYFDQDSTFIAENELLKPYYNNIYFGDQHPWIYNGIATNYRLTNLHQKYWFQDYYALIGDLQIGNKIIKIISTHIPWKKEGHKPALDSIIAELKKYDHFICFGDTNSSDEELLQFSNAGFNIANGGYQGWFMTTPGNVSLAGMKDGPNRHIDEIITSKNIKIMKVSAPYTRLNDMDHLPLIADVIITP, encoded by the coding sequence ATGAAAAAAAGGATCATTGCCCTTCTCACGGCATTCATATGCATAGGAAATGCGGGCGCACAATCTGTAAATAATGCGCCTGTAAAATTGAGAGTGGCTACTTATAATGTGGGCCATTTTAACCAGGGGATGAAGGGCGGACTGGAAGTACGAGGAAAAAATTACTACCCAGATAACAAAGCCGTAACGGGTAACTATATTAAGCAGGAATTATTGGCCTGGAGAAAATGGATAGGGGAGCAAAGCCTGGATCTTTTTTGCGTGCAGGAATGGAACCGGTACTTCGACCAGGACAGCACTTTTATTGCCGAAAATGAACTGTTAAAACCCTATTATAATAATATTTATTTTGGCGACCAGCATCCCTGGATCTACAACGGCATTGCCACAAATTACCGCTTAACCAACCTCCACCAGAAATACTGGTTCCAGGATTATTATGCGTTGATCGGCGACCTGCAGATCGGCAACAAAATCATTAAGATTATTTCTACGCATATTCCCTGGAAAAAAGAGGGCCATAAACCTGCATTGGATTCCATAATTGCTGAGCTGAAAAAGTATGACCATTTTATCTGTTTTGGAGATACCAACTCTTCAGACGAAGAATTGCTGCAATTCAGCAACGCAGGCTTTAATATTGCCAATGGCGGCTACCAGGGATGGTTTATGACCACTCCGGGTAATGTTAGTTTAGCGGGTATGAAAGATGGTCCCAATCGGCATATAGATGAAATTATCACCAGTAAGAATATTAAGATCATGAAGGTTTCAGCGCCCTACACCCGTTTAAATGATATGGATCATTTGCCGTTGATCGCAGATGTAATTATCACTCCGTAA
- a CDS encoding BACON domain-containing protein: MTRIIFFVVGLLAVAGCTKEAAFHTDLAMDQRVIIAPATADTVNMVVYSSSSWTMEAIDTAPWATISKGSGSGKTYATVITTDNSANLPRSARFVVKSGAKADTVQLGQKGIVPAIAITATSVAAPAAGGAIQTAINTNLPLNIMNVSYTYDANGSDWISGLQIANNSLSFNVAANGTTVARTATILLSYLDAIGSTAKDSVKVTQPKP, translated from the coding sequence ATGACTCGGATAATATTTTTTGTGGTTGGGCTATTGGCAGTGGCTGGTTGCACAAAAGAAGCAGCCTTCCATACAGACCTGGCAATGGATCAACGCGTTATTATAGCACCCGCCACCGCTGATACAGTGAATATGGTCGTATATTCCAGCAGTAGCTGGACAATGGAAGCGATTGACACCGCGCCCTGGGCTACTATTTCAAAAGGCTCGGGAAGCGGAAAAACATATGCAACGGTTATTACAACAGACAATAGCGCCAACCTGCCCCGCAGCGCGAGGTTCGTGGTAAAATCAGGCGCAAAAGCCGATACCGTTCAGTTGGGGCAAAAAGGCATTGTGCCTGCAATAGCTATTACGGCAACTTCGGTAGCGGCTCCCGCCGCCGGAGGCGCCATCCAGACTGCCATCAACACGAATCTTCCATTGAATATAATGAACGTAAGTTATACTTATGATGCCAATGGCAGCGACTGGATCTCGGGATTACAGATTGCTAACAATAGTTTGTCATTTAATGTGGCGGCAAATGGAACAACGGTGGCCCGCACGGCTACTATCTTGCTTAGCTACCTGGACGCGATCGGCAGCACCGCTAAAGATTCGGTAAAGGTGACCCAGCCCAAGCCATAA
- a CDS encoding SGNH/GDSL hydrolase family protein, producing the protein MKKLLTTALSTCLAAFLYAQQPPKPPVSYTDALSLNLIGQVFPLKKSYHRIDTAVYADFSAGIKRLLTNGAGLAISFKTNSPRITAKWCVTNARPHNNMTPIADKGLDLYIKRNGKWEFAGVGRADAVCNEFVIVQNMDRTEKECLLYLPLYDEVRSLSVGVDSGYQLTPGEDPFPKRVVVYGSSVTQGASASRPGMAYPARLSREMGVHFLNLGLSGSGKMERNVADMLATAKADAFVLDCFANPSPEQIKERTAYLVKTIRKMHPDAPIVMIQSIIRQSGNFDSTVRRLVERQNENTLKQYEQLKKDGIQRLYLIRGEDLLGNDHEGATDGIHPNDLGFDRMLQVIRPEMIRILKSNQVIK; encoded by the coding sequence ATGAAAAAATTATTAACTACAGCACTGAGTACCTGTTTGGCAGCGTTCCTGTACGCCCAGCAGCCCCCGAAGCCGCCGGTGAGCTACACGGATGCCTTGTCTCTCAACCTGATCGGGCAGGTGTTCCCTTTAAAGAAAAGCTATCACCGGATTGATACGGCTGTTTATGCTGACTTTTCTGCGGGTATTAAAAGACTGCTCACCAACGGGGCGGGCCTTGCAATAAGTTTTAAGACAAATAGTCCCCGAATTACTGCTAAATGGTGTGTGACCAATGCCCGGCCGCACAATAATATGACGCCTATTGCCGATAAGGGATTGGACCTTTATATCAAACGGAATGGTAAATGGGAATTTGCCGGTGTGGGCAGGGCCGATGCGGTATGCAATGAATTTGTGATCGTGCAAAATATGGATCGGACCGAAAAAGAGTGCCTGCTTTATTTACCCTTGTATGATGAAGTCAGAAGCCTGTCGGTTGGGGTGGATAGCGGGTACCAGCTAACGCCGGGCGAAGATCCTTTTCCCAAAAGGGTAGTGGTTTATGGCTCCAGTGTTACACAGGGCGCATCAGCCAGCAGGCCCGGGATGGCTTATCCCGCAAGGCTTTCGAGAGAGATGGGCGTTCATTTTTTAAATCTTGGTTTGAGTGGAAGCGGCAAAATGGAACGCAATGTGGCCGATATGCTGGCAACTGCTAAAGCAGATGCTTTTGTGCTCGATTGCTTTGCGAACCCGAGCCCGGAACAGATCAAAGAGCGGACGGCCTACCTGGTGAAAACAATCAGGAAGATGCATCCCGACGCACCGATTGTGATGATCCAGAGCATCATACGGCAATCAGGGAATTTTGACTCAACGGTAAGAAGATTGGTAGAACGGCAAAATGAAAATACGCTGAAGCAATATGAACAGTTGAAGAAGGACGGCATACAGCGTCTTTACCTGATCCGGGGAGAAGATCTTTTGGGTAACGACCATGAGGGAGCAACAGACGGCATCCACCCTAATGACCTGGGCTTCGACCGGATGCTACAAGTGATCAGGCCGGAGATGATTCGTATACTTAAATCAAATCAGGTAATAAAATAA